A genomic segment from Bubalus bubalis isolate 160015118507 breed Murrah chromosome 5, NDDB_SH_1, whole genome shotgun sequence encodes:
- the LOC102405490 gene encoding olfactory receptor 8B3-like, with protein MAPGNGSFTTAFILVGLTDQLDLQVPLFFLFLLMYMVTVIGNLSLIILIGIHSHLHTPMYFFLFNLSFTDLCYSSVFTPKMLIDFLSKENIISYMGCMTQFYFFCFFVVSECYVLTLMAYDRYVAICKPLLYNTAMSPKVCSSLMLGSYLMAFSGAMAHTGCMLRLTFCDANSINHYFCDIHPLLQLSCTSTYVIELVVFIMACINIIVPSLTIFVSYGLILSSILHIKSTEGRSRAFSTCSSHIIAVSLFFGSGAFVYLKSSSTGSLDEGKISSVFYTNVVPMMNPLIYSLRNKDVKNALRKTLRRRKY; from the coding sequence ATGGCTCCCGGGAATGGGTCTTTCACGACTGCATTCATCCTGGTGGGGTTAACAGACCAACTGGATCTCCAAGTTCCcttgtttttcctgtttctatTAATGTATATGGTCACTGTGATAGGAAATTTGAGCTTGATAATCTTAATTGGGATACATTCACATCtacacacccccatgtactttttcctctttaACTTGTCCTTCACAGACCTCTGTTACTCTTCAGTATTTACACCCAAAATGCTGATAGATTTCTTATCGAAGGAGAATATTATCTCTTACATGGGGTGCATGACTCAGTTCtacttcttctgtttttttgttgtttctgaatGCTATGTGCTGACATtaatggcctatgaccgctatgtggccatctgtaagccACTATTATATAATACTGCCATGTCCCCTAAAGTGTGTTCCAGCCTTATGCTTGGTTCCTACTTGATGGCATTTTCTGGTGCCATGGCTCACACTGGATGCATGCTGAGACTGACCTTCTGTGATGCAAACTCCATCAACCATTATTTCTGTGACATCCACCCTCTGCTTCAGCTCTCCTGCACAAGTACCTATGTCATTGAGCTAGTAGTTTTCATCATGGCATGCATCAACATCATTGTGCCCAGTCtcaccatctttgtctcttatgGTCTCATCCTGTCCAGCATCCTCCACATCAAGTCCACGGAGGGCAGGTCCAGAGCCTTCAGCACCTGCAGTTCCCACATCATTGCTGTTTCTCTGTTCTTTGGATCTGGGGCATTTGTGTATCTCAAATCATCTTCTACTGGATCTTTGGATGAGGGAAAAATCTCTTCTGTCTTTTATACCAATGTGGTTCCCATGATGAACCCCTTAATTTACAGTCTGAGGAACAAAGATGTTAAAAATGCTCTGAGAAAAACCCTGAGGAGAAGAAAGTATTGA